Proteins encoded in a region of the Puntigrus tetrazona isolate hp1 chromosome 12, ASM1883169v1, whole genome shotgun sequence genome:
- the pigf gene encoding phosphatidylinositol-glycan biosynthesis class F protein isoform X1: MWDVEIRGMASAHAIIASSIFMATVMPAVFVENFSVYGTHMIWLYCVAGSIAVVNIAVFWLLGISPPAKKNTLTYKINRLLKSCLHFLLSCLFFHTVVVLYGAPLLESALETFSLAVLLSTLTTLRCLCILGPNVQAWIRVFSRDGAMSVWDTSLQITTGCSVIGAWLGAFPIPLDWDRPWQVWPISCTLGATTGFLTGLLAAPVWIHWHRKQLTYKLK; encoded by the exons ATGTGGGATGTTGAGATCAGGGGCATGGCATCGGCTCATGCCATTATTGCCTCCTCCATCTTCATGGCAACCGTGATGCCTGCTGTCTTCGTGGAAAACTTCTCTGTTTATGGGACCCACATGATTTGGCTGTATTGTGTAGCTGGATCTATTGCTGTGGTCAACATCGCAGTTTTTTGGCTTCTTGGCATCAGCCCGCCAGCAAAGAAGAACACACTGACCTACAAG ATCAACAGATTGTTAAAATCATGTCTGCACTTTCTTCTGTCATGCCTTTTTTTTCACACCGTGGTGGTACTCTACGGAGCACCTTTgcttga GTCAGCTCTGGAGACGTTTTCTCTGGCCGTGCTGCTGTCCACGCTCACCACATTGAGATGTCTCTGTATCCTGGGTCCTAATGTACAGGCATGGATCCGAGTTTTCAGCAGAGATGG GGCGATGTCAGTGTGGGACACGTCTCTTCAGATTACCACAGGCTGTAGTGTGATTGGGGCCTGGCTGGGAGCTTTCCCTATTCCTCTCGACTGGGACAGACCCTGGCAG GTTTGGCCCATCTCCTGTACGCTTGGGGCAACTACTGGATTTCTGACCGGCCTCCTCGCTGCTCCTGTCTGGATCCACTGGCATCGCAAACAACTCACCTACAAGCTCAAGTGA
- the pigf gene encoding phosphatidylinositol-glycan biosynthesis class F protein isoform X2, giving the protein MWDVEIRGMASAHAIIASSIFMATVMPAVFVENFSVYGTHMIWLYCVAGSIAVVNIAVFWLLGISPPAKKNTLTYKINRLLKSCLHFLLSCLFFHTVVVLYGAPLLESALETFSLAVLLSTLTTLRCLCILGPNVQAWIRVFSRDGAMSVWDTSLQITTGCSVIGAWLGAFPIPLDWDRPWQMSRRDRFITGERGSCREAVIPPHVMMGA; this is encoded by the exons ATGTGGGATGTTGAGATCAGGGGCATGGCATCGGCTCATGCCATTATTGCCTCCTCCATCTTCATGGCAACCGTGATGCCTGCTGTCTTCGTGGAAAACTTCTCTGTTTATGGGACCCACATGATTTGGCTGTATTGTGTAGCTGGATCTATTGCTGTGGTCAACATCGCAGTTTTTTGGCTTCTTGGCATCAGCCCGCCAGCAAAGAAGAACACACTGACCTACAAG ATCAACAGATTGTTAAAATCATGTCTGCACTTTCTTCTGTCATGCCTTTTTTTTCACACCGTGGTGGTACTCTACGGAGCACCTTTgcttga GTCAGCTCTGGAGACGTTTTCTCTGGCCGTGCTGCTGTCCACGCTCACCACATTGAGATGTCTCTGTATCCTGGGTCCTAATGTACAGGCATGGATCCGAGTTTTCAGCAGAGATGG GGCGATGTCAGTGTGGGACACGTCTCTTCAGATTACCACAGGCTGTAGTGTGATTGGGGCCTGGCTGGGAGCTTTCCCTATTCCTCTCGACTGGGACAGACCCTGGCAG ATGTCTAGACGAGACCGATTCATTACTGGAGAGAGGGGAAGCTGTAGGGAGGCAGTGATTCCTCCACACGTGATGATGGGAGCGTGA